ACGGGGCGTCCGTTTACGAACATAATAATTCTATCGCCGCGTCCCTGAGCAACAGAAGGAATACCCGCGCATCCTGAAATTTTCATATCCCCAACTTCATGGGAGAAATCCAACAGAGATTCACAAATATTGCGGGGCCAGAACAAAGATAGCCTTTCAGGAAGAGTCTGTGCAGGTGGAAGTCTGAATTGCTCTCTGCCGTTTGAAACGAAAGAAAAACCAGCTTCCAGATTTGAAAGACTGATCTTGAATAAAACCTGATTACAGCGCCGAGCTTCTGTTGACTCAGTTTTTAAAAATTTCAACCGGGCCGGAATATTATAAAAAAGGTCCTTAACTTCAACGGAAGTTCCTTCCGGCATAGCGGCAGGCCCTTCATCAACGACATCACCGCCCTCTACACTTATGAACCATCCTTCAGACGAATCAGCAGTGCAAGAACTCATTTTAAATCTGGATACGGAAGCGATACTAGGAAGAGCCTCACCTCTAAAACCGAAGCTGGTAATCCTTGAAAGATCCTCGACTCCTGAAATTTTACTTGTCGCATGCCTTGTTACTGCAAGGTTTAATTCATCAGAGGATATCCCAAACCCATTGTCGCGCACAGAAAGAAGTCCCTGACCGCCACGCTCAACAAGCACATCAACTTGAGTGCTTCCGGCATCAATAGAGTTTTCTACCAGCTCTTTAACAACACTGGAGGGACGTTCGACAACTTCACCGGCCGCAATTTGGTTTCTTAGTGCGGCAGGAAGAACATGAATTTTATTTTTGCTCATATCCAGCTAACGTATCCTTTTCACTTGTTTCATTAACACACTAAATATTCCATTACGTATTCAATCAATTCGTGATGAATACAATTAAGTCTCATCTAATGATAATCAAGGGATTATGCGCGTATTTTTTAAAAAACTTACAATAAGGCAAGCCCCCCGTCCATCATGTGAACGGGGGGCTTAATATTATTAAATTCGTTTTATGAAGTCTAGAACACGCCGAAATCAACTAAGTTAAAATTCACGCTGTAACTTTCGTCAACGGTAGTTTTAGATGCAAGAAACTCGACGAAGAAACATTGCTGTTTCCAGCCTACGGAAAGTGTTTTTTCAAGGTCTTGATTGTTATTTAGATCAGCTCTGAATTCTCCAGCAACCTCGAGGCCCCATGGAAGAAAAGCTTTAGCACCGTATCGAACAATCTGCATATCGGTAGCCTGCGAACGTTTATACTCATCAATCTTACGAAGGTAATCGTAGCCGAAAAGCACCTCACCAATCGAATCATCAAAAACCCGGAGCACATTCTCATGCTCAGTAATATCTCCTACGTACGGAGACAACCATGTGCGCGAAGTCAGATTAACAAAATTATAAGGAGTCAGTATAACTTCACCCATGACATCAGAAAACGGGCGACTCTCATATTCGCTCAATTCAGAAGAACGACTGGCCTCGTCAATGTCATACCCTTGTTCTAAGCGGAACCTGAAAAATTCAAGATATTCATTTTCAAGAGCGGCTTCTCCGCCTTCCCCTGCAACAACAGTAGACAGGCTCCTATCAAATACGTTTGTAAGTGAGAATACTATATCATTTTCTGCTGATATGCGGTCACGGGAATCAAAATAAGGCAGTTCGTCTTGGTCCCGCTGATCCTGCACCCAGTTGTAATCGAGACGCGGAACAATGTTATGCTTCATTTTAGTCCAGCTGCTTTGGCCAATATTCTCTTTGGAAACAACTGGGCCTGATCCAACATCGAAAACTTTAAAAAAATCGGTGAATGCGCTAATTCCAGCATCGGCCATGATACGGCCTTGGCTTGAATCTTTATTAATTGTTGAGTTCGCATTCTCAAAAGAATCCATCAAGTATGACGTAGCTCTAACCCCTGCATGAGGGATAAAAGTAATTCCCGCTGCAGTTACAGGCATGCTTAATTCCGGATGGATATCAAAGCGTCCACCGGTCATTCCATATTCACGCCAGAAATAACTGGCCTGCATATCACCCTGCCACTCAAGGGGGGTATCACCTATCTGCTGCTTGAAAGCAAAGCCATCAAACTCAGGCAATGTCTGCAACGTAGGGTTTAAATCACCAGGATTATTACCATTACGGTAGAGTAGATTTTCATTATATTGAACCAAGCCGGAAACAGAAAATTCGTCCCAACTTTTAGCGACAAGAGCTGTACTTATTCGATTATTGGAATCCGCAGCGGCGATATCTCGACCGAACCCATCAATGAACCCTTCGCGAGTCTCGTCATATCCATTCAAACCACCTTTGAATTCGCGGAGGTAATCCTGATCAGAAACCATGTCTATATCAACCATTGTCTGCCAATCGGGAGATCCTATATAACCATCATATTTAGATCTGACCCACCATCTATTATTGTTTGGTCTGATCATTCCGTTATCTTCAAATACGCTGGATCCGTCAGCGGAATTGTCATACGATTTACCATCATATAACCAATCAGCCCGCCACTCCCCCTTGGAGTTAGCATCGTCACTATGACGGTATTCGACACCAGGTCTAAATCCACGTTTTCCGAGATATTCACCGTATACAGTCAGATCTTTCTCATCATCAATAGCCCAGTAGTATGGGACAGTAGCCTTAAAGCCCATCTTATCTGAACTACCAATTGAAGGCGTTAAAAAACCCGATTGGCGTTTAGACTCAAGCGGGAGGCTCATATACGGGGTGTATGCGACAGGCACACCTTTAATTTTAAATTTAGAATGCCAAAGTCTTGCATAGCCATTAAGAGTGATGTCCCCTTCTTCAGACTCAAAAGACCAAAGAGGGTTCTCTCCATCACAAGCAGTGACTTTTGCATCTTTAAAGCTATAAGTGGCGCCGTTATGCTTTTCTATAAATTCACTTTCGAAGTAAACATGAGGCTTTGCAACAAAAACGCGGCCTTTTTTAAGCCAACCGACCATATTATTCAGGTCAAATTCAGCTTCGCCGGCTTCATAAAAATCGCCTTCCCACTGCGCTTTGACATTACCTTTAAGATAAATCCATTTTGTAGCCTGGTAGAAGCGCGCAAAGTCGGCTTTAATATAGCTTCCGCCACTGCGAACAGTTACGTTCCCATAAGCCTGCACATACTCGCTATCATTCTCAGCGACAACTTTATCCGCAGAGAATTTCCACTCCTTATCACCTCTCCCTGCAACATCACTTTTAGTCGCAGGAATAACAAGATGCTCTTGCGCAAATGCGTAACCCGAGGAACACATTAGCAAGCAAAGTATGAGTATGGTTAGCCTTAATTTCAAAACGATCTACCTCTAATATTCAAATATTTAAACTATATGCTTTTTAAAAACGGATTTTCTTGCGCAAGATAATTCTGAACGTAATCTTTAGCTGCATCTTCAAGCGCAGTGAACGGCTTTTCATAGCCAGCTTCAACTAACTTGCTCATATTTGCCTGAGTAAGATACTGATATTTATCACGAATAGACTCAGGCATTTCAATGTAACTAATGTCAGGTTTAACATCCATTGCAGCAAAAACTGAATTTGCCAGTTCATTCCACTGGCGCGCCTGACCTGTCCCGATATTGAAGATACCGTTCTTATCTGGGTTCTGTAAAAACCACCACATAACATCTACGCAATCTTTAATATAAACAAAGTCGCGCATTTGCCCACCGTTGGGGTATTCATCTTTATAAGACTTGAAAAGCTTCATCTCACCTGTATCTGAGATCTGGCGGAACGCCTTGCAGATAACACTTTTCATGTCATCTTTATGATACTCATTAGGCCCGAAAACATTGAAAAATTTGAGACAGACCATCTTATCCAGCACCCCTCCGCGGAGCGCCCATAGATCAAATAGCTGCTTAGAATAACCATACATATTCATGGGCTGAAGCTGAGTGATGCCATCATGATTATCATCAAACCCAAACCTGCCATCCCCATAAGTCGCAGCACTGGAAGCGTTGATAAAGCGGACATCATGTTTAAGGCAAAAACGAGCAAGCATCTGCGTATAACGATAATTATTTTCCATCAGAAAATCGGCATCAAGCTCTGTGGTGGAAGAACAAGCTCCCATGTGAATTATCGCATCAGTTTCAAAAGGATCATCCCCTTCAAGGATTAACCGGTAAAACTGGTCTCTATGTACATAATCTTCATAACGAAGATTAACTAAATTTTTCCATTTATCGCTCTTAGCAAGGTTATCAACGATCAAAATATCGTCAATCCCCATCTGATTGAGCTTCCAA
This window of the Maridesulfovibrio frigidus DSM 17176 genome carries:
- a CDS encoding LPS-assembly protein LptD, yielding MKLRLTILILCLLMCSSGYAFAQEHLVIPATKSDVAGRGDKEWKFSADKVVAENDSEYVQAYGNVTVRSGGSYIKADFARFYQATKWIYLKGNVKAQWEGDFYEAGEAEFDLNNMVGWLKKGRVFVAKPHVYFESEFIEKHNGATYSFKDAKVTACDGENPLWSFESEEGDITLNGYARLWHSKFKIKGVPVAYTPYMSLPLESKRQSGFLTPSIGSSDKMGFKATVPYYWAIDDEKDLTVYGEYLGKRGFRPGVEYRHSDDANSKGEWRADWLYDGKSYDNSADGSSVFEDNGMIRPNNNRWWVRSKYDGYIGSPDWQTMVDIDMVSDQDYLREFKGGLNGYDETREGFIDGFGRDIAAADSNNRISTALVAKSWDEFSVSGLVQYNENLLYRNGNNPGDLNPTLQTLPEFDGFAFKQQIGDTPLEWQGDMQASYFWREYGMTGGRFDIHPELSMPVTAAGITFIPHAGVRATSYLMDSFENANSTINKDSSQGRIMADAGISAFTDFFKVFDVGSGPVVSKENIGQSSWTKMKHNIVPRLDYNWVQDQRDQDELPYFDSRDRISAENDIVFSLTNVFDRSLSTVVAGEGGEAALENEYLEFFRFRLEQGYDIDEASRSSELSEYESRPFSDVMGEVILTPYNFVNLTSRTWLSPYVGDITEHENVLRVFDDSIGEVLFGYDYLRKIDEYKRSQATDMQIVRYGAKAFLPWGLEVAGEFRADLNNNQDLEKTLSVGWKQQCFFVEFLASKTTVDESYSVNFNLVDFGVF
- the rfaD gene encoding ADP-glyceromanno-heptose 6-epimerase, with amino-acid sequence MYIVTGGAGFIGSAMVWKLNQMGIDDILIVDNLAKSDKWKNLVNLRYEDYVHRDQFYRLILEGDDPFETDAIIHMGACSSTTELDADFLMENNYRYTQMLARFCLKHDVRFINASSAATYGDGRFGFDDNHDGITQLQPMNMYGYSKQLFDLWALRGGVLDKMVCLKFFNVFGPNEYHKDDMKSVICKAFRQISDTGEMKLFKSYKDEYPNGGQMRDFVYIKDCVDVMWWFLQNPDKNGIFNIGTGQARQWNELANSVFAAMDVKPDISYIEMPESIRDKYQYLTQANMSKLVEAGYEKPFTALEDAAKDYVQNYLAQENPFLKSI